A stretch of DNA from Synechococcus sp. PROS-9-1:
TCGGCACCTCGGTGGCGGGCATTCCGGTGAATTTCTACGACCTGGATGCGATGACCCAAGGCCTGCAGCGCAGTGACCTGATCATCGTGGCGGGCCGTCCAGCAATGGGCAAAACCTCGATCGTGCTCAACCTGGCCAAAAACGTGGCTCAATTGCACAACCTTCCGGTGTGCATCTTTAGCTTGGAGATGAGCAAAGAACAACTCACCTATCGCCTGCTCTCGATGGAGGTTGGCATCGAAGCGGGGCGTTTACGCACCGGCAGGCTGCAACAGGAGGAATGGCCCTTGCTGGGCCAAGGCATCAACACCCTGGGGCAATTACCGATGTACATCGATGACAAACCCAACTCCAGCGTGCTGGAGATGCGCTCGCTCTGCCGCCGGCTGATGGCCGAACAAGGCAAGGATCTAGGCCTGGTGGTGATTGATTACCTGCAGCTGATGGAAGGATCAACCCCCGACAATCGCGTCCAGGAAATCTCACGGATCACCCGAGGGCTCAAGGGCATGGCCCGCGAGCTGAACGTGCCGGTGATCGCCCTGTCCCAGCTCAGCCGTGGCGTGGAATCACGCACCAACAAACGGCCCATGCTCAGTGACCTGAGGGAATCGGGCTCGATTGAGCAGGACGCTGATCTGGTGTTGATGATCTACCGCGATGAGTACTACAACCCCGAAACCCCAGACCGGGGCATCACCGAAGTGATCGTGACCAAGCACCGCAATGGGCCCGTGGGCACCGTGAAACTCCTGTTCGAGCCCCAGTTCACGCGCTTCCGCAACCTGGCGGCCTGAGCGAGGAGCCGTCTTAGGAACTAGACAATAAAGATATGAGCTTCAGCCCTGCCCCCACAGAACGTTTTGACCTGATCGTCGTGGGAGGCGGCCATGCCGGTTGCGAGGCTGCGATCACGGCTGCTCGTTTGGGGCTGAATACCGCCCTGTTCACCCTCAATCTCGACCGGATCGCCTGGCAGCCCTGTAATCCTGCTGTTGGCGGACCAGCCAAAAGCCAGCTTGTCCATGAAGTGGATGCCCTCGGTG
This window harbors:
- the dnaB gene encoding replicative DNA helicase, translating into MASVSQPDHSASQGGGQRGYGKGRQRDEPNFEALPDSLPPQNLEAEEAVLGGVLLDPDAIGRVADVLQPEAFYLGAHREIFRTAVMLHSQGKPTDLTAMTAWLADTGSLDKVGGSGRLVELVERVASTASIEQVARLVMDKFLRRQLIRSGNEVIQLGFDQSLPMDQVLDEAEQKIFAISQEKPSKGLTPTAEILTSTFNEIESRSLGTSVAGIPVNFYDLDAMTQGLQRSDLIIVAGRPAMGKTSIVLNLAKNVAQLHNLPVCIFSLEMSKEQLTYRLLSMEVGIEAGRLRTGRLQQEEWPLLGQGINTLGQLPMYIDDKPNSSVLEMRSLCRRLMAEQGKDLGLVVIDYLQLMEGSTPDNRVQEISRITRGLKGMARELNVPVIALSQLSRGVESRTNKRPMLSDLRESGSIEQDADLVLMIYRDEYYNPETPDRGITEVIVTKHRNGPVGTVKLLFEPQFTRFRNLAA